GGGGCATTACCTCACATAAACCAGTTTATTTGACATAGCCAATTGTGATATCTCAGAATCAAAGTATAACATTTACCATACCATACAAAATTGCAACCTGAGCTCTTCTATAATAATGAATACATTTGATTCACTTTATTTCTGATCCTTTTCATCTGAATCCAATTGTCTGATTACACATATTTCGTGTTCCTTTTGAATTTTAGGTGCATTTAATCAATTTTCTGCTGACCCCCTTCCTGCCAGCCCAAAAAAGCAACTTATTTTGAAGATTATCAGTGGCCAGCAACTTCCCAAACCACCAGATTCAATGCTTGGGGATAGAGGAGAGGTAAGGCTAAGCTTTTAACCAAGGCActgttttttgcaaaaatatttatttttgtagataTCAGTCTTTACATGCTACTCCTCACATAGTCACTGTACTAAATACTCCCATTAATGAAAATATGTAACATGCAGCCACTTGCTGAAAATAACTTAGTTCACAAATTCTTTGTCCTGCCTGATGTAGCCATTTTATACAGTTGGTGTTGCTGGTCAgccatcttttctccaatccctTCATGCTTTGGACAGTTCATAAAGCAGTGCAGCATAGAAGCTATGGGTGATGTCATGAATTTAGCTAATTTTGCACCAGATCTACAGCCAATCTGTTGTTTGTTTTCAAAAAGGTcatcaaaaacattttcctgCTGATTCGCTGATGTTAGGTGTTCAATCTGGTGCAaactttatgacttttattacatatacccCCCTTATGTAATTAAAGACACTATGTTTGCActggtccagtaacccataaaaTGGCCAGTAAattcttcctgctgattggtttctaggTGATTAACAATAGCAGAAAATAAGGGGCATCTCGGCACTCAAAAGACTCCACAAGGGCCattaaaatagtataaaaatatatttttattgtagattAATTTAAAAGGTCAACATCTCCCTTGGCCCAACACATTTTCTGCCTcccagggcacttagtcatgggctagaAATGCGTGTAGACCAGTAGAAATTATGCATTTTACTACATTAATGCCTTAAGGCTAATGTTATACTTGACAGCTATAAGGGACAAGAAAATAGATATTCCACCAGAATATGTAGTGCCTAGCAAGTGAAGACAGTCACTCAATATATTGCACTGCATAGGGTCATAGCATGTGCAAGTAAAAAATCCAAGTTAAGTAGTTGAGCTATTTACAGGGgaactgtattgtatttatacaaaataaattattatacagCTTGTTAGATAGGCCAGTTGCTTTATTATGACTTCCCATTGGAGACAGTTGTTTTGTCCAcaggaaaaatttgagaaatttcGGTCAGGGCTTTTCGTTTGCAAGTGGATGGTAGCCATGCCCCCTGTACATAATAAAATTTGTAGAAATGACAAGTCATTCTCCTTCAGATGTCAGAATGACATGGCCATGATCAGCCATATTGCTTGCCTTAGTGTATATTTAGCAGTCTGCACCAAAAGCATCATTTATTAGTTAGCACTATGTATGAGACTGCTATTCCGTGCATTGCCTCCCAGATTACCATTGCTGAGCCCATACGATTAAATGCAAACATAGAGAAACAGTTTAGATGAGCACAGACAGCTACAGTATTTTGTTTTGTGTGACTGCTCATTTGAGAGGAACCCTATTTTATAATATGGTCACATTTAATATGTAATGTGGGGTGTATGTTTGGGCGATATAATAAACATTGCTTTACTGCTGCACAGCCAGTGTTGCTTACAGATATCGACTACcatacttaaatatgttttttgaaCAGATCATTGACCCTTTTGTAGAAGTGGAAATGATTGGCCTGCCTGTTGACTGCTGTAAGGAACAGACTCGAGTGGTTGATGACAATGGTGAGATTTTTCCTTAATGATCCAGTCCCATATTGACTGCAAACCAGTCTCAGCAACATAATGACTGAGACAAAAAGGGGCTGATGTGTCTGCTCTAGTGCTATGGTTTCTTTATCAAACTCACACACTGGGTAAACCGATCCAAGctcagtatcccatagcaaccagtaagagACTTCATTATTCCATCTACAGTGGAATGATCAAAGCTGAGCTAAGCAATGGCAGGCGTTTATATTGCCTATCCAATCAAAGTGTACCACCAGAATCAAAATGAAGCAAAAACAACTAGCAAACTCAGGGAAACTACAATACTACATTATAATTTGTGAAATGCCATTTTAGATTAATGCAGCCAAGCTGCTTCTGTTACATTAAAACATGCAACATGCCAAAATGTCTTCAACGAATACGGGAATTTCTGATAACTGAAACTGCATAAGAAAAGTTTTAGGGCAAGGTCATTTGTGTTGGCCTCGAATCACTGGGTCCATTAATACTAAGCACTCGGGTTGCTGTACTAGTGTTCATAATGTGTACTGACACCACTTATACTCTATATTGGAGATCAGGTCTACTTCACTCGCTGGCTCTTTCTATAAAGCAACTGAAACCATTCTGTGTTGCCTACACTACATATCCTTCCTCTTCATTGAAGAAAAGATCCAAAATACATagaaattacactaaaatacacTCTCCTGATGCTGTCTGAATCACATGTTACTGTAACCTACTCTCACATGGTCAACAAAGTGGGGCTGCCCTAAGGTCACCCACTGTCATCTAACTAGGAAAATCCACTCAAAAGGATtccattttactttatttttagaaCTCACTGTATCTATCGCTGTTGtacttcataatttttttatccTTTGCTTATCCTCCCGTTAGCTCATTTGCCAGATGAGCATAAAAGCAAATTACTAACTGCCGGCTTTTTGAGTTGAAATCATTAGACACAGCAGAGTGCCTCCCTGCTAATTAAAAGTAACAAGCTAATATATGTAATTCCAAGCTGAGGTGCAATAGTTTAGAGTTTTAAAGAGCGGTGATAATTAAAATCTTTTTATCAGTCCTAAAGCCTTGTATTGTATTTgaaattatattgtttaaaaaaaatttatagaaaTGTAATGTTAATTAAATAACCGCAAAAATCAGGCACGTAATAAACTTCTGCTTCACATAAAATATTCTGAATCCCTAATGGACTTCAAGCTCCTCTTATTCTGTGGGGCTCATTAAAGCAATATATTGCGCAGATActgctttaaattatttattgcatCTAAATgtattggctttaattaatatTTCTAGTTAATTTATATACGCAAAATATATTATAATCGGTTTTCTCTTAGTGACAACATATACAGAATATACCTATTGCCTAAATGCTGTGCTTGGAGCTTTTGTTGGTGGCAGCCAGTGCCATAGATGTTGTGCTTTAGTTAAACATAACATATTCATATCTTAAGATCATTAAGACATGTATTTTAAACTCAAATCATTTCAGTTCGacatgtataataaatgctatgtattgtccaattctttttttttttaaggtttcaaTCCTGTATGGGAGGAAACCGTTACCTTTACAGTTCATATGCCAGAAATAGCATTGGTAAGGTTCTTAGTCTGGGACCATGATCCGATTGGGCGGGATTTTGTTGGACAGAGGACCGTGGCCTTTAACAGTCTTATGCCTGGTGAGCACCTTTTCTCttcacataaaaatatttgctttttgagATTTTCTTCTATTAATATATTACAAATCAAATAGCTGGCACCAGATGTTGTTTGAGGGAAAACAGCTTTTCATAATTCCTAGAAAAAAACTGAAAGTTAAAATACTATACTTCAGTAATGTTCATGTTTTCTCATCAGGATATCGCCATGTTTATCTGGATGGGCTTACAGAAGCCTCCATATTTGTTCATGTCACGATTAATGAGATATATGGAAAGGTAAGTACATTTCTACTTTTAGCAACGCTCCAAGAACACTTAAGTGATACACTGGCAAACAAAATGCCCCAATGTGTGAGACAGCAATGTGAGTTTATATGTCTGAGAGTTTGTTACACCCTAAAATGACTattgacaaaaatgtatatatgcttAAGATGTGCTCCCATGTGCACATGTGGTGTAGATATGTACTGCTGGGACTTCAACTGAATATACACAATGTCAAGTAAGAGCTAATGGCTGGGACTGcacacaccttaaagggatactgtcatgggaaaaaatgtttttttcaaaacacatcagttaataatgctgctccagcagaattctgcactgtaatccatttcttcaaagagcaaaccgattttttttatatttaattttgaaatctgtcatgaggctagatatattgtcagtttcccagctgcccccagttatattacttgtgctctgataaacttcaatcactctttactgctgcactgcaagttggagtgatatcaccccctccctttctcctccagcagccaaacaacagaacaatgggaaggtaaccagatagcagctcccttacacaagataacagctgcctggtagatctaagaatagcactcaatagtacaatccagatcccactgcgtcacattcagttacattgagtaggagaaacaacagcctgccagaaagcagttcgatcctaaagtgctggctctttctgtaagcacatgaccaggcaaaaattacatcataaaaatcatgaccgaatccctttaaaatttaaAGCGCAAGGAAAGTAATATTCATGGAATGGGTGGCAATATTTTAGGCTGGTCTAAGGAGTGAAGAGGAGCCAGGTTAGTGCATGCACAGTATAATACAAAGTAAGCATTCTGAGCATAGGGCAACTTGCAGTGTTACTGTTCTGTGTGGGTGAATGGTCCTGAACAGCCTCAAGGGTTCCTCTATATCTAAACATGCAATGGCTCTGAAAGTCTTCAGTGATTTTCCAGGAATCCTTTGCAGCGGTCCAGGATTTTAATGCACAGTATTAATGCATCAATGCATTGCTATTCCATTCATGTGCAGTATAGCAACACTGGAAATAtttctgtactgtatatgtgaatgATCCTGGGAAATCCATGAAGATGACGGCGCTCCACAGGCCAGTGAGTTTTTCAGTAAAGATAACCGATCGCTCCGATTTCAAGAGTTATTATTATATCTACTGggagtgcctaacaaattggcattCTCCCCACCCCCAGTGAATAGCACTTTCTTTTTTAGTAGATAATGGATAAAGATTAAGTaaatccataaaaatcatgtgAATCCAGGAAACAACTGCTGGAAGTAATGATTTGGTCATGTTGGTTAGGTCATGTGAATCACTATAGTCTGCAGCTTGGCATGCTCAGTTTGAACCTCATAACTAATGATCTACAATATGGATGGAAACTGAAAATACATGAGTTTAAATTAATCCTTTTAAAATGACACTTTGATTTTCAGGTTCACGTGTTTGGACACAATTGCCTTTTTTTGCATGGGCAGTGCTTTGTAGCAGCAGTCAGGCATTTACATTGAGCAATTGAGTTAgaattatgtaaataaatgtcCACTTTGGGGCAATTGCAGCAAAGTGAGTCTAACCACAAAAAGAGCAGTTTGATCCCAGCAATATCTACCCTATTAAAGAGCACATTGAACCCCAAAAAGTCATCTTGTGATAGTTGATAAAAATAcgtaaatctgcccattattttgttattttaccttatgatatataaataaagtcacgTTTGGTAATAAAGCTATTAGGGTGGCAAGTTAGGAAAATATACAAATCATGCCTCTGGGATAGCTGTGCAGCACTGCATGTTTGACGGGTGTGGAAGGACATTTCCTATGCAGAAGCAGCCTCCTGTCAGTTTTATGTTCCCTGGTAATTTATCATCTTTTGTGATGTTTTAATATGGCTGTTTAAGATGCTACCCAGCATTCCATAACTCTGTACATATAATGCTTGGGAGAAAGTAAATACACTCAATAGCTGAATTCCTTTCACTAGTGTTTACAGTGTATACATTTGAATACATAATGTACAATGTATGTTTCTTTCCATTTCAGTGGAGTCCTTTAATCCTCAATCCCAGTTACACAATATTGCACTTTCTAGGAGCCACAAAGGTAGATGTGACTGCTTGCCTGAATGTCAATCCCTGACCAAACAACCTATCACTCTCACTCCGCTTCATCCCCATTCACACATTAAATCCGATCACTGCATGGGCGAATTCACCATGTACACAGAGTCGAGCTTTCAACTAACTGTCAGACACCCTGTAATTAATTCAGTGTCACTGCTAATTAGAAAATGTAGGCAATTAGTGTCATCGTGGTTGCGGCATTGTGAAGTGGAGCTTTTCATACACTGCATGGATCTGTCAAATGAAGctgatatttattgtatttagctTGGACACCTCAGCCATTTAATTCTCCATGCATTATTCATAACTTCCAGAACAATTGTATTAAATAGTAAATGACTAACTtgggcttctgttttattatttcttttatttcagaacaggcagtttattggcctgaaAGGGTTTTTCAATAAGTCTTCTAAGCATGGCTCTGTCGAGAGCAATGGTCACGTTCGTAAGAAATCAATTGGGGACCGTATCTTACGGCGCAGTGCGAGTGCCCCGGCAAAAGGCAGGAAGAAAACTAAGATGGTGTTTCAAGAGTCGACCGAGAGCAAAGACGTTACCTGTGAAACATCTGGTGCTAAAGAGAGAGATTTTGTGAGAAAGAGAACCTCAAGGAGTCTGCAAGCACGCCCTGTTTCAATGCCGGTGGATAAGTTACTGCTTGGGCCTTTTGAACCTTCAACATCAGAGACTTCTAAGGATACTAGAAGTGACATAGCTTCAGGTAAAATAGCAAACTATACCTGTCTGCAAACTTGCTGCAACTAACATGTTTTAAAGGTTTCAGTCTATACATTTGGAAACTTAATATTTCCCTATAAATGTTTGGTCAGATGTTTTGCAAGgaaaaagttaaactaaagaaattgctagaaatgttgtacattatgttttgggcttctgtaccagcccaaggcaaccacagccctttagcagtaaagatctgtgtctccaaagatgccccagtagctccccatcttcttttctgctgatgcactgcacatgctctgtgctgctgtcacttactgagcttagtacagtacacacagaatttaaagtcacagtataaggctggttcgtaattaatacagataattacagatATTACAGCACagaaaaccagtgcaattagcatcagaatttaataatcagccttgcagcatcagcttatattacaggccaacctcattttctcaacagctgctcagagcccactgagcatgtgagtgtcacagacactttccaagatggtgaccccctgtgataagtttgaagtcctggatcattgctgctattgagaagctgaaactttaggctggtgcaataagttcagtatataaaacatggcatttttgttcctattcatttttagggttttcttctcctttaaggaattcacaaaagtttttattaaagatctAATCTCTGGCAAAGCCTAAATCATGATTAGATACCACTTTAGCATGACAAGTGAGAAGATCACATTTTGGTGTGATTGATCAGTTGGACTAAGTGGAAGGTTCTAGCTATTTGCTTATAGAGTGGTGACTTTTAGAAGATAAATCCCTAAGATGCAGAAATATGCCGAACTGCTTGTCTAGCCAAGGGTCCCAAATATGGGAATTTAGTGTGTcattgctaaaaatataatttgttttctgACTCTTGACTGAACCAGCAATAATTcacttaataataatttatttatttgaatgcgGTTAAAATTGGTGTTAGGGACTTCCTCCACATGCTGGTTGTGGTCATCATCAGAGGCCAGAAATTGTCTGATTAGAACAATCAACTCTGTTTGGATCAGACCTAGCTTGATTAAAGGAAAAagtgtaaaggcccccatacacgggccgataaaagctgccgaaagacCAAGTCGGTACCTTATCGGCCTGTGTGTAGAGCCCCcctgacgggctttcccgatcgatatacGGCTGAAAGCCGGCCAGATTagaaaatcccgtcagatcgcggccacatcttTTTGTTggtgcggtcccgcgatctgacgcCCTTTTGGTCTccgttctgatccgatcgttgggccctagggcccatgatcggatcatcgcgatatcgcccacttcaatatGGGCATATCTGGGAGGGATCCACTTGTTTTATCTccctgtgtatagccaccttaagtaTAACATTAAATTCTCCTGAAGCCAGAGATTTGTCTCCACAAGTAATAATTTGCTTGTGTGTTGATAGTATACAAAGAGCTAATCTACTATAGCTGGCCAGTCTACATTGGTGGACCAGCATTGCACCCTGTAACAGGCAATCGGGGATGGGGATCAAAAGCAAAAAGGCTTTcttcttcaaaataaaataatattcaggAGCATActtaatacacacatatattaagaTATAAAGTATCACTTTAATTAGTACTTATATGATTATAAATATACTTGCCATTGGCTTCTGCttagtaaatacatttattatttttacagtatattgttcAGAAATCTCACTGACCTCAGACCTTACTCCGGGTCAGCAAATCATAAATGCAACTGGTTttgatgaatgtttttttttaaaatttgacatatATGTAGTAATTGGTAGTTGTTCTGTTTTAACAGagatgttttgttatttttgtagTATAAATCTGACTAGGAAGCATCTTAAGGTAACATAACATATTCAGTGTGGTATCTCATTACCATCACATACAATGAATATTACATCACATAGTGGATGTAATAGACATGAACATGGAATGCCAAGTCAAACAGCCACCTACTTGTGGGATCATGTTTCCATTTCACATAATCACTTCTTTGTACATTGAAGTATATCATGAGAATGTCCCTTCACCTGTGAATCCAAATTTACATTCTTCATTTGTGTTCAGAAACATTTGCAAAGCTTTTACTAAACTATCCTTTTCCTGTAATCGCTCAGGTTCAGCAGGAGAGGTGCAAGCCAAGAACCAAGAGAAGCCAGAGATGACAAAACTGGATCTACCCgttcaaaaaaatacaaatcttgcTACTCATGCTTCTGCCCACCTGAAAACTGAAAACCTAGTAAAAAAACCTGTACATAAAAAATGGAGGAGCTTACATTTAGAAAAGCAAAATTATGATGATATTAGAGAGTTAAACGATACATTTACCAGTGAATCCGATGAGGATAATGACAATTTTAAACCAAACGTCTCAAAGTCTGAAGAAGCGAATGAAAAggaagctactcttttattagaCCAAACTGAATTCCCCCCAGTAAACAGCAAGCACCATGCAGAAGCGAAATCGCTTTCTGCGACCAATTTATCAAGCACTATATGTTCAAACGTGAATCATTTACACTCTACTGCAACTTTATTAGAAACGGATATTTCTCATATTATAAGTGAAGCTCCTTCAGTCATTGAGAGTGAACTTGGAAGCTCAGTGTCTGCATTAATAAGGAACTTTGAGATCACTGAGGACAAAACTAATTTGACATATGTCTCAAGTTTGCAAGGTCCAAACAGCCAAAGTCATTTTTGTGACAATTCTGATATGTTAATATCTGACCTTTTGAATCGCAAAAAGCACACAGGACAATCTTTACATTCCACTTCAGACACTAGCATATTCTCCAGCCCTGAAACAAGTGAATATTCTATATACACAATTATTCATGAAGAACATCTACCTCCTGATGCCAGTTACAAATTGATGGATGCAAATACTGGCATACCATcatattcaattgtaaaaaatacTACATCAAACAGTTGGCAGGAAAGTTCTGAGAGCCTGCAGTCGTGTTCTCAAGTTAAATATAATACAAACAGCAATACATTGAGCCATTCTGAAAACCCAAATGTGTGCAGCCAAAGCTTAAAGCAAACTAGGCCACACTTTTCACTGAACACATATTCGGGACATACTGATGAGAATGCCAAACAGATATCATCTCACAACTCCCTCCTAAACAACCTTAATGTAGATGTTAATTCTAAGAGAATAGCAGATAAGCCTTTCTTCCATGCTGGTGTTAATAGGTATGCAACTCAAGCTTGTCCGAACTCTCAAAAATCAGCCATTCAACAAGGATCTGGTCAACTTCATCAAAACAGGCATGTTTCAAGTTATAAACCAAGATCAGATGCACAACAAGACATACAGTACAATGCCCAATCAGGAAACCTGCACAGCTTGCCCAACACAAATTTGCCCAAACCTTCAAACTACCACGTTCATCCATTACAAGGTATGAAACAGCCAAGTCCATGTAAGTCAAAAAGCCTTGGAGATCTGACATCCGACGATATATCTTGTAATTTCGAAAGCAAGTACAAAAGAATCAACAGAGGGTTTATTTCATCTAGTGTTTGCCAGGAGAATGCATCATTAGCTCAAAGCAGACCTCAGTCTACTGATACATTAACGGAACAGTTACGCAAACTAATGTCTTTTGACCAAGACGACAGTAACAGGCCATCAAATTGCGAAGAAGATAATTGGGACAATCCTAAACCACTCACAAGAAAGCTATCATCAAGAAGTCAAAGTAGGGTCAGAAACATTGCTAACCGTGCCAAAGAAAGACAGGAGGCCAATAAGATAAAACAAAGGAAACCAGACTCAAGTGAAGTAGTCTTAAGAAACAAACATTCCATGGCTTCTCAGCCTATAAACAGGCACTCAACTGGTTCTTATATAGGTAGCTTGTACAAAAACTTTAACAGTGAAAGCATGGAAGGAAGAGGTATACCAGAAGGTGCATGCTCTTCTTATACACAAGGCTATAATGATCACATTGACACAGATCGTTTTACATATCGAAATGAGCCAAGCAATACTGACGAACCTGAAATTTATTTCCTACTAAGACTGTAATTTGTGCATAGTCTGCACTTCAGTGTTGTATACAATATGTCTAATTTCACAGAAAAGTTTCATAGAAAGTGTTTTCCCCGGTCTTTTaaattatatagatagatatatgatttttttttttcatttgtttagtcTTCCGTTGGTTTAAGTTGCTTTTACtatgtaaatacttttttttttcttagatatatatatatatgtgtattatttttaattatgaatTTTACTGGGAAATGACATTCATGCATGTAGTCTGAAAATCAAAGCATCTAAATTGTTACATGCATGTACATTATAAGGAAACATTTCTGTATATTTGAAAATATCTTAGGATATTATtgcaataaaacatgtttccttATTTGGTTTCCTTTTATTTGGCAATATTTTTGGTGCTGGGTTATAAAATGAGAAGCTACTGAGtgtttgttgtacaggtatgggatgcattatccagaatgcttgggacctggggttttctggataatagatctttctgcaatttggatcttcataccttaagtctgaatcagttgtacattaTTAAGGAAATGCCACTTACGTGCAGGCACATTTCTTTGCTAAAATACTttacacaaaaacaaaatagggattatttgtccatatattgcaatatattctagCTGGCCagttacgtcaaagtcatcccatgtctggccagtcctacactcactttcatctggttcATTGAGAATTCTatggcttcattatacatttcacataggaactaaaggtggccatacacagggagatctgctcatttggcgatgtcgccaaatgagcagatctctccccgatatgcccacgatcggatcagaatggaggccatacgggaCCGCATCAATTTTTAACTCCCGCAGCTCGCCTGCCTGATATTGCTATTGTGCAGTGTTTTCCTGAATTGGTTGATTAGATTTTTAATTGTAAAggtaattctacattttttttcttcaagagacagaaaaaagaatgaaaaggACTAGAATAAACATAGCAGAAACAGCCTACTATATCTTGTAACTTAATAGCACTTAAGAGCGAGGCTGGAATCGTTCATTCATATGTTATTTTGCAATGAGCTTTCAGAGAAAACTTCTTACTCACAGGcataaacaaccccccccccaaatgatgtGGACAATTTATTGCACATTAAGCTCTGCATGACTGTTTTCATAATTTCAGAATTGAATTTGTATGCAATGTTTTAGGTAACCTAGTTCCAAGGAATAAGATGATTTTGTTGGGAAATGTTGCTCTGTTTAATTATCCAACAGAGATTGACATCTACTATTACTTTAGTAATAGATGGGTGAATTGTTCTGATTCTGTTACCTATTTACTGGTTTTGACAACCTACATACATGTAAATGGCACAACAGCATATCAGTAAAAGGCCTTGCTCTACCTTCAACATACTAAGGTAATGCCATTAATTAGATAAGGGAAACTATAGCTATGAACCTTTCACAGGCATAAACAACATGGCTCTGCTGAGGTCACTAGGGCTAATTCTATATTAAAGCAAATCAGTATGTTGGTGTCTCAGTGTTGACTTGCTGGTAGAGGTTGTGGTCTGTGAATTGTTTATTTTACATCAAGTGGCTACTGAGCATATACAGATGTGTTTGTACTTTGGATGGAGAACACATTAACCATAGGGCTGTGAAGATAGTCCAGTTGTTTtcaacttaattctactagatactgttaaCCTTAGGGCTTTGCAAACATCCAAGAAACCAGGATACTGTTCAGATCAAAATTTAGCCCTAAAAAAGATTTTGTAGCTTATGACCTGGACTGCTTGGATCTTTCTTTTTTGTACCCTTGACCCTGTTGTTCTTTATCATTCATATTGCAGATTTACATATTGCCTTTTAATTGATTCCCTAAGGATGTCACTGGATATCTGCCAGCCATGTGATTCCAGCATGGGATGGGCTATGCTTGCATTTCACTTCCTTACTCTGAACATTTCAGTTACAATTGAATATTTCAGTTGACATGTGAAATGTAATTGTGCTTTTAACTATAATGTAAAACTTTAAAGAAATGATCATTTGGATTACAATTTGGTTGTTCAACGTTTGGAATTGTTTTACAACTAAACTACTGCTTTGCTGCATGTTAGATAACTTGCCTTTTACATTTACTTACAACCTGAAAAGCCACGAATCActggccccttagaatggaaagaaGATTGCGTAGATAAAAAGACGACCGTAGCAACAGTGGATGAACCAAGCCCAATTAAATAACCCAAAGA
The genomic region above belongs to Xenopus laevis strain J_2021 chromosome 5L, Xenopus_laevis_v10.1, whole genome shotgun sequence and contains:
- the LOC108717044 gene encoding 1-phosphatidylinositol 4,5-bisphosphate phosphodiesterase eta-1 isoform X1 yields the protein MASLLASEMYHVVGSVATSQTFRLAQMVERCMSVMQSGTQMVKLKSGTKALVRLFYLDEHRTCIRWRPSRKSEKAKIIIDSIYKVTEGRQSEIFHRHAEGNFDPSCCFTIYHGNHMESLDLITSNPEEARTWITGLKYLMAGISDEDSLAKRQRTHDQWVKQTFEEADKNGDGLLNIEEIYQLMHKLNVNLPRRKVRQMFQEADTDENQGTLTFEEFSVFYKMMSLRRDLYLLLLSYSDKKDHLTVEELAQFLKVEQKMNNVTTEYCIDIIQKFEVSEENKEQHFLGIDGFTSFMRSPAGDIFNPQHCEIYQDMEQPLCNYYIASSHNTYLTGDQLLSQSKVDMYAWVLQDGCRCIEVDCWDGPDGEPVVHHGYTLTSKVAFKDVVETINKHAFVKNEYPVILSIENHCNIQQQRKIAQYMKDIFGDKLDLSSVPLGESKQLPSPQNLKGKILVKGKKLPYGLADDAEEGEVSDEDSADEIEEECKLTQCFSNGATEHQVESFIRKKLESLLKESQIRDKEDPDSFTVKALLKATHEGLNVNLKQNDNTKDRGKSKRSSIGNIGKHKRASKSRSKSCSTSDDEDSSPKETAQAHRWSQATYGILLTCAWIGGEEDVEYTNCRLGRRRRTMKLCRALSDLVVYTNSVAAQDIVDDGTSGNVLSFSETRAHQVVQHRSEQLMLYNQKQLSRIYPSAYRIDSSNFNPMAYWNAGIQLVALNYQTEGRMMELNRAKFKVNGGCGYVLKPQQMCKGAFNQFSADPLPASPKKQLILKIISGQQLPKPPDSMLGDRGEIIDPFVEVEMIGLPVDCCKEQTRVVDDNGFNPVWEETVTFTVHMPEIALVRFLVWDHDPIGRDFVGQRTVAFNSLMPGYRHVYLDGLTEASIFVHVTINEIYGKWSPLILNPSYTILHFLGATKNRQFIGLKGFFNKSSKHGSVESNGHVRKKSIGDRILRRSASAPAKGRKKTKMVFQESTESKDVTCETSGAKERDFVRKRTSRSLQARPVSMPVDKLLLGPFEPSTSETSKDTRSDIASGSAGEVQAKNQEKPEMTKLDLPVQKNTNLATHASAHLKTENLVKKPVHKKWRSLHLEKQNYDDIRELNDTFTSESDEDNDNFKPNVSKSEEANEKEATLLLDQTEFPPVNSKHHAEAKSLSATNLSSTICSNVNHLHSTATLLETDISHIISEAPSVIESELGSSVSALIRNFEITEDKTNLTYVSSLQGPNSQSHFCDNSDMLISDLLNRKKHTGQSLHSTSDTSIFSSPETSEYSIYTIIHEEHLPPDASYKLMDANTGIPSYSIVKNTTSNSWQESSESLQSCSQVKYNTNSNTLSHSENPNVCSQSLKQTRPHFSLNTYSGHTDENAKQISSHNSLLNNLNVDVNSKRIADKPFFHAGVNRYATQACPNSQKSAIQQGSGQLHQNRHVSSYKPRSDAQQDIQYNAQSGNLHSLPNTNLPKPSNYHVHPLQGMKQPSPCKSKSLGDLTSDDISCNFESKYKRINRGFISSSVCQENASLAQSRPQSTDTLTEQLRKLMSFDQDDSNRPSNCEEDNWDNPKPLTRKLSSRSQSRVRNIANRAKERQEANKIKQRKPDSSEVVLRNKHSMASQPINRHSTGSYIGSLYKNFNSESMEGRGIPEGACSSYTQGYNDHIDTDRFTYRNEPSNTDEPEIYFLLRL